A window from Citrus sinensis cultivar Valencia sweet orange chromosome 5, DVS_A1.0, whole genome shotgun sequence encodes these proteins:
- the LOC127902168 gene encoding uncharacterized protein LOC127902168, which translates to MEEIKHGMVGVNGIRMHIAEKGEGPVVLFLHGFPELWYTWRRQIFFPNFFKSAMEPGKIEAQIAQVGTAKVLKNILANRKPGPSCFPEENAFGIDPENRVTLPSWCSEQDLSFYATKFNQRGFTGALNYYRAMNLNWEMTAAWTEVQVKVPVKFIVGELDMVYTTPGIKEYVHNGGFKKDVPLLEEIVVIEDAGQFINQERAKEINAHIYDFIKKF; encoded by the exons ATGGAGGAGATAAAGCATGGAATGGTGGGAGTTAACGGCATAAGAATGCACATAGCAGAGAAAGGAGAAGGCCCCGTTGTACTCTTCCTCCATGGCTTCCCTGAACTTTGGTACACATGGCGCCGCCagatttttttccctaatttttttaaaagcgcGATG GAACCTGGAAAGATTGAAGCACAGATTGCTCAAGTTGGTACAGCAAAAGTACTCAAGAATATTCTGGCAAATCGCAAGCCAGGTCCAAGTTGCTTTCCTGAAGAAAATGCCTTCGGAATCGATCCTGAAAATCGAGTCACCCTGCCCTCATGGTGTTCAGAACAAGACCTTAGTTTCTATGCCACAAAATTCAACCAGAGAGGCTTTACTGGGGCTCTAAACTACTACCGAGCAATGAATTT AAATTGGGAGATGACGGCTGCATGGACTGAGGTGCAAGTGAAAGTTCCAGTGAAGTTTATTGTCGGGGAACTTGATATG G TGTATACCACCCCAGGCATCAAGGAATATGTACACAATGGAGGCTTCAAGAAGGATGTACCTTTGTTGGAGGAAATTGTTGTGATTGAAGATGCTGGTCAATTCATCAACCAAGAAAGAGCAAAGGAAATCAACGCTCATATTTATGATTTCATTAAGAAGTTTTAA
- the LOC127902429 gene encoding putative invertase inhibitor, giving the protein MYKELCIASLRSDKDSSGSDLQGLGKISLKITLADANEIQGYISELLKKDGKPFLQQCLKDCSENLQDAILEIKDSIAAIDSRSYGDVNTWVSAAMSYEESCEDGFKEKPGFKSPLTQMNAKFSQLCGISLTISNLLAGKA; this is encoded by the coding sequence ATGTACAAGGAACTCTGCATAGCTTCTTTAAGATCAGACAAGGACAGCAGCGGGTCTGACCTCCAAGGCCTTggcaaaatttctttaaaaattacgtTGGCCGATGCCAATGAAATTCAGGGTTATATTTCAGAGTTGCTAAAGAAAGATGGGAAGCCATTTCTTCAACAATGCTTGAAGGATTGTTCCGAAAATTTACAGGATGCGATTTTGGAGATTAAAGACTCGATAGCAGCTATCGATTCTAGGAGTTACGGTGATGTTAATACATGGGTCAGTGCTGCTATGAGCTATGAAGAATCCTGCGAAGATGGTTTCAAGGAAAAACCAGGCTTCAAATCTCCATTAACTCAGATGAATGCAAAATTTAGTCAGCTCTGTGGTATTTCTTTAACCATTAGCAATCTCTTGGCTGGCAAAGCATaa